A section of the Streptomyces sp. Je 1-369 genome encodes:
- a CDS encoding FadD3 family acyl-CoA ligase yields the protein MRGDLEWGSIPGLVRAAAERYGAREAVVEGRTRVSYAELGERVAHAAAACMANGVEPGDRVAVWAPNTLDWIVSALGAVCAGAVLVPLNTRFKGAEAAYVLARSRAKVLFVTGTFLGTSYVASLRRAAADGPGEGPLPGLPHLDQVVVLADDAPQSFRTWKDFLASGDKVSADAVRTRAASVEGSAPSDIIFTSGTTGRPKGAVITHAQTLRCYDVWSDLAGLREGDRYLIVNPFFHTFGYKAGIIACLMRGATMVPQPVFNVDTVLANVAAERISVLPGPPTLHQSILDHPSRDQHDLSALRLVVTGAAVVPLQLMERLRAELRIATVLTAYGLSEASGIVTMCRRGDPVDVIAATSGRAIPDTEVRVVAPGGEPLAPGHPGEVLVRGHHVMRGYFEDPEGTRRCVTPDGWLRTGDVGVLDVAGNLRITDRIKDMFIVGGFNAYPAEIEQLLGVHPAVADVAVIGVPDPRLGEVGKAYVVRRPGSVVTADDLIAWARREMANYKVPRTVEFVRELPRNASGKVVKGALRRP from the coding sequence ATGCGGGGCGACCTGGAGTGGGGCAGCATCCCGGGACTCGTACGGGCGGCCGCCGAGCGGTACGGCGCGCGGGAGGCGGTCGTCGAGGGCCGCACCCGCGTCTCGTACGCGGAACTGGGCGAGCGCGTGGCGCACGCCGCGGCCGCCTGCATGGCCAACGGCGTCGAACCCGGCGACCGCGTCGCCGTCTGGGCGCCCAACACCCTCGACTGGATCGTCTCCGCGCTCGGCGCCGTCTGCGCGGGCGCGGTCCTCGTTCCCCTCAACACCCGCTTCAAGGGCGCCGAGGCGGCGTACGTCCTGGCCCGCAGCCGCGCCAAGGTCCTCTTCGTCACGGGCACGTTCCTCGGCACGTCGTACGTCGCCTCGCTGCGCCGCGCCGCCGCCGACGGGCCGGGCGAAGGACCGCTGCCCGGCCTGCCCCACCTCGACCAGGTCGTCGTCCTCGCCGACGACGCCCCGCAGTCCTTCCGCACCTGGAAGGACTTCCTCGCGAGCGGCGACAAGGTCTCGGCGGACGCGGTCCGTACGCGCGCGGCCTCCGTCGAAGGCTCCGCGCCCTCGGACATCATCTTCACCTCGGGCACGACCGGCCGCCCCAAGGGCGCCGTCATCACCCACGCCCAGACCCTGCGCTGCTACGACGTGTGGAGCGACCTGGCCGGGCTGCGCGAGGGTGACCGCTATCTGATCGTGAACCCGTTCTTCCACACCTTCGGCTACAAGGCAGGGATCATCGCGTGCCTGATGCGCGGCGCGACGATGGTGCCGCAGCCGGTCTTCAACGTCGACACGGTCCTCGCCAACGTCGCCGCGGAACGCATCTCGGTCCTGCCGGGCCCGCCCACCCTGCACCAGTCGATCCTCGACCACCCCTCCCGCGACCAGCACGACCTCTCCGCGCTGCGCCTCGTCGTGACCGGCGCCGCGGTGGTGCCGCTGCAACTGATGGAACGGCTGCGGGCGGAGCTGCGCATCGCCACCGTCCTTACCGCGTACGGACTTTCGGAGGCGAGCGGCATCGTCACCATGTGCCGGCGCGGCGACCCGGTCGACGTCATCGCCGCGACGTCGGGCCGTGCCATCCCCGACACGGAGGTACGGGTGGTGGCCCCCGGCGGCGAGCCACTCGCGCCGGGCCACCCCGGTGAGGTCCTCGTCCGCGGCCACCACGTCATGCGGGGCTACTTCGAGGACCCCGAGGGGACGCGGCGGTGCGTGACCCCCGACGGCTGGCTGCGCACCGGCGACGTCGGCGTCCTCGACGTGGCGGGCAACCTGCGCATCACGGACCGCATCAAGGACATGTTCATCGTCGGCGGCTTCAACGCCTACCCCGCCGAGATAGAGCAGCTCCTCGGCGTGCACCCCGCCGTCGCCGACGTCGCGGTGATCGGCGTACCCGATCCGCGGCTCGGCGAGGTCGGCAAGGCGTACGTCGTGCGGCGCCCCGGCTCCGTGGTCACGGCGGACGACCTCATCGCGTGGGCCCGGCGCGAGATGGCGAACTACAAGGTGCCGAGGACCGTCGAGTTCGTGAGGGAGCTGCCGAGGAACGCGAGCGGGAAGGTGGTCAAGGGCGCCCTGCGGAGACCCTAG